One window from the genome of Cucumis melo cultivar AY chromosome 12, USDA_Cmelo_AY_1.0, whole genome shotgun sequence encodes:
- the LOC127144237 gene encoding uncharacterized protein LOC127144237: MSYRRSSFMETDDMFLQFEEDLDNIAGGSSSVGDNTGSSSQQTTPTPRRRAQSRLLELERHVAINGRIPMTIAPGAEKPISSHAVRFSQAIGVCVRKTFPVRCLKWTDVGREYIEVVKGDLQRFFVLDFNDQAMNRFVEHQMLTTFKEFRADCHKHFKKYSDPEEARANPPNALVGRDEDWYFLCDHYISRAFQEQSRTNKAARQKQPYNHSSGSKSFLQRQYELAERRGQPVDRVELFRETHVRAGTFVSQAAEDAHNQMLELQSQPTPEGSQPLSEDEICDQVLGRRPGYSKGLGWGPKPKARRTASASSSSTSCSQSTQKEIELQAKLHEALERIEVQDRNHHALASQVEAMKKMIEDLTRAQQGPPHDP, translated from the exons atgtcatatcgacgatcaagttttatggagacggacgatatgttcctccagtttgaggaggatttagataacattgcgggagggtcgtcatctgtgggcgacaatacgg ggtcttcttctcaacaaacgactccgactcctaggagacgtgcgcagtctcgactcttggagttagagcgccacgttgcaataaatgggcgcattccgatgacgatcgcccctggagcggagaagcctatttcttcacacgccgttcgcttcagccaagcgataggcgtgtgcgtgcgaaagacatttcccgtccgctgtcttaagtggacggacgttgggagagaatacattgaggtcgtcaagggcgacctccag cgattctttgtgcttgatttcaatgatcaagcaatgaacaggtttgttgagcatcagatgctcacgacctttaaagagttccgggccgactgtcataaacatttcaaaaagtacagcgacccggaggaggctcgtgccaacccaccaaacgcattggttggacgtgatgaggattggtacttcctctgcgaccattatatcagccgtgcattccag gagcaatcacggacaaacaaggctgctagacagaagcagccttacaatcatagtagcgggtccaagtcgtttctacaacgacagtatgagctcgctgaaagaagagggcagccggtcgatcgtgtggaattgttccgggaaacacacgttcgagctgggacattcgtgtcgcaggccgccgaggatgcgcat aatcaaatgctggaactccaatcccagcctaccccagagggtagtcagccactctctgaggatgagatatgcgatcaggtgttgggtagacgaccaggctactcaaaaggccttggttggggacccaagccgaaggcccgcagaacggcaagtgcaagcagttcgtcgacatcttgttcgcagtccacacaaaaagagattgaattacaagctaaacttcatgaagctttggaacggattgaagtacaagatagaaatcaccatgcattagcttcacaagtggaagctatgaaaaagatgattgaagacctaactcgtgcacaacagggaccaccacatgatccctag